ATTGTTACTTTACCATTGCTTTGATTATCGCTGTCTTTAACGTTACAGGAAACGCTAAGCCTCCTTCTGATCAAGATTCTCAGGCTCAATTTCTTGCTTCGGCTTCCAAAATTCTTTCTTCCTGAGTTTCTGGAATCCAGCTCGGAGCACAGAAAACTCCATTTACAAGGAAAACCCTGCCTCGATTGAGAAACTGAAAACGGAGAAATGCTCGATTTTAATGATATACTATGTAAAGtcgccattttttttttatcggaATCTGATTGGAGAATTGGAATTTAGTGGAATAGGAAGTTCAATACGGACTTTTGAAAAGGAAGAACAGAACAGCAAGTCGTCATTGATTTACCAACTACTCCTCCTAGCAGGACTAGTTCCACCGTGAGTGACAGAGAAAGAAGAGCAAGAAGTGACGAAGACGGTGGGTGACTGTTTACGGCATCACTTAGGCGGTATATTTTAGAATTTTCGTGTTTCTGTTCTCTATTTTGCGCGCCAAATTTGTGGTTGcagtttttccagaatttctaaAATATGAGGTGGTGGCTATGACTATGAGGACACAAAACTACGTAGTTTTCAAGTTGGACTGTATTAGATAAATGTTTGTGTGATACAGTAAATTAGCACTCGGAAAGTGTGCGTAGCCTACTAGCCTTTGTTTGGAAATccatttttcaccaaaaattttcTATGTTAttcgtgaacacatttttcaaccacctttttgtcttatatatatcaaatcattataatacattttctgaaaaaattgcagaaaattgcaaTTCAAACAGGAtgtgagaaaaataaatttgatatatACTGATAATGTATATACTATCACAATTATATACATGATAcacattcaaaatttaaattttaagttTAAATTTACATTAGTTGTCAtttatttaaaactaataatgtaTTTACTATTAGTGTAAAAGAGATTAGGTCTTGTTTTGATTgttatttttgggaattttatagaaaaatgcaTTATAGCAATTCGATATATATAAGTTAGGCTTAAAAGACGAACAAAACTACTTGATATTCGAGCTCAATTCAGTAAGAGCTTGTTCAAGTTTAATTCGCTAGTTAATCAAACCAAACTTAAACAAGAATTTATGTTTGATAAACTTTCAAGTTCACCTTAATTAGCATATAAATGAAATTTATAtgtaaaaattttaaactactCAAATCCGACTCTTGTTTGGCTCCATCAAAACTCAGTCAAACTCGATTTGAGAAGTAAACAAACCAAATTCAAATAAatattcaaacttaacaatataatTAAACAAGTTTGAATACTAGGACATTCGCCTTATTTAGACTCGTTTACACTTTTAAAGGTAATTAGAAAATATGTTAATGAAAAACGTGAAGATTTTTCTTAGAAAACTGCATTCCAAAAATAACTTTCTTAAATATATCAATCAAGTGGGACAATTTGAGTTTTGTGAGGAAAAACGTGCTCAAAATTTGGGAAGAATCCCTTTTGgtttgcatctttcttttgtttttcttttttttttttaactaaaattATAGCATGCACTCTAATCATAATGGCTTAACAAATGctcttttattgaaaaaaaaaaaaaatgctccgATGCTAGTTTTGACCATCAATAAAAAAACCATTTGAGAAATCACAATCACCGGAAAACAAAATGCATTGAGGACACTCTGGGAAGATTATTTTGATACCCGGCTCTATCAAGGATGCACTGATCGTACCTTTTCCTCTTCCTTTAATACCACATGGGGAACTATTTTGCTTTCTCTTGCTGCACTCTGTGGACAAATAGAACACAGaaataaaagaatttttgaACCACCAAAGACCCTGCCAAATTCCTTCACCTATGTCGTAAACATGGCCATAGAATTTTCTTTCCTGGACCCCCACCAAACTCTCTTCCCCGCCCAGAAAACTGTCTCGTATTGCGTGGGAACCACCATCTTTTGGATGGTTCAAAATGAACTCTGATGAACCCGTCTCAGAAAATTGGGGCTTGAAAGGTTGCAGAGGACTTATACGGGACCACAATGGGTTGTTGGATCATCAAGGGTTTCGCTAGGGTACAACTTTAGTTGCCGAATGTTGGGGATTGCGTGACGgtcttgaacttgaacttgcttAGTCCCTTGGCATTAATAGGCTGGCTGTAGAGTTTGATCGTGAAGTCATTTGAACTATGCGGTCTCTAATACTGATTACTAGCTCATTGCTTCATGATCTGGACCCCATTTTGCATGATTGCAGGACTTTGGCGGCTTCATTCCAGCAAGTCAAAGTTAAGCATATTTACAGAGAAGCAAATTTAGGAGCTGATTTTGCTTGCAAAGAAGAGAAGAGTGGaagtcttttgtcaaaaatttcactttatcatCAATGTCCTCCTCAGTTAGGAACTATTTTGTGTGATGGTTTGAGGGGTGTTTCCTTCCCCAGACAAGTATGTGATGTACTGCCttaattatttcatttcatgccatccttttattactaaaaaaaaaaaaaaaatagggatTGTTTTGGTAATCCAACTAGCAAATGGGAAACCAAATGTGACACGGACTCTTGTCAAGTATTAGAGTGTAATAAAGTCTTGAGACACTTTCTAATTTAGCAAGAAATGAACgatcaaaattagaaaaatgttatttgcactcaattttttgttatttacaCACTCactatttgttttattatatagattactaaataaaaattatatagttaaaatgataataaaaatatgattaataaaaatgaaaatgcaaataaCATTACCTTTCAGGTACTACCACAAATTGTGGGATCTACTAGCCGGAACTTTGGACTCGGCCCAAAATGTAACCATCTGTGCTTGGATTGTGGTGTGAGTAAATGGCTAGTCCAAAATCAAAATGTATGAAAATACAAAACTCGGATTTACtttttcaagtgaaaggcttggtCCAACCTTAATTCACGTGGCAAGAGCCGAAAGGCGCTCG
This portion of the Coffea arabica cultivar ET-39 chromosome 2e, Coffea Arabica ET-39 HiFi, whole genome shotgun sequence genome encodes:
- the LOC140036793 gene encoding uncharacterized protein; this translates as SNNPLWSRISPLQPFKPQFSETGSSEFILNHPKDGGSHAIRDSFLGGEESLVGVQERKFYGHVYDIGEGIWQGLWWFKNSFISVFYLSTECSKRKQNSSPCGIKGRGKVSQSRQGFPCKWSFLCSELDSRNSGRKNFGSRSKKLSLRILIRRRLSVSCNVKDSDNQSNGEEAPESLFMKELKRRGMTPASLLEEKTKSGYVGQETTSREEDGGFSRANAVSTNPERNLTNQREQSMALNSEGLEGLIPRARLLLTLGGTFFLGFWPLILITFAFFSTIYLYFGPNFVHDARNTRVTPPEYIDPYQLLEEERISSTAPRLN